Proteins co-encoded in one Gopherus evgoodei ecotype Sinaloan lineage chromosome 4, rGopEvg1_v1.p, whole genome shotgun sequence genomic window:
- the SRRM2 gene encoding serine/arginine repetitive matrix protein 2 isoform X9 yields the protein MYNGIGLPTPRGSGTNGYVQRNLSAVRHKKERTDYKSEEELRKLESSLVKKPNQEILDHERKRKVELKCLELAELMEEQGYAEGEIQEKVATFRLMLLEKDVALGKEGEQQPEQKPAVTETHQLAEANEKKNERLRAAFGISENYVDGSSFDPNRRAKEAAAAAAKQQEQQKQYSLVHESSSSRSPSPKQKKKKKKKDRGRSESRSPSRRERKKSSKKKKHRSESDSKKRKHRSPSPKSKHKAKEKKRKRSTSESASQKGRRGRSSSPDSSSSSDSSRSRSRSVTTQKRASLPSVTPPAPPRRRADPEGASKDALKRDRSASPEVSRRAQSSSPRKSRDKREKRSSRHSPRQRSSSPSPVSEGKIKDKDRPWQPERKSTPAPSSEREPRPQRRSPSPEPARERASSGHKRPPSKETKSPRSSSPPPKKPVADRPKSPSQAAAPSPPATTRKAQLSRSGSESDENSSSSSPERDKPAPSRQEKSKGSQRRDRSSSSPEPSQPAKVASKPSSRRERSGTPAKSAKTRSLSKRDARSRSRTPPSRRERSRTPPRRGGRSRTPPRRGARSRTPPRRGRSRSRSPQWRGRSRSPQRWGRSRSRTPPRWGKSRTPQRRGRSRSPQRRGWSRSRTPQRPGWSRSRNTARRGRSRTPPRRGRSRSRTPPRRGRSRSRTPPRRGRSRSRTPPRRGRSRSRTPPRRGRSRSRTPPRRGRSRSRTPPRRGRSGSSPRREKSLISARRSRSGSSAERRKKSRLPLRRSLSDSSPDVKQKSRKVSRRSRSASSPRLQKKSRSSPRRSRSGSSPRPKKKSRSSPRRSRSGSSPVLKKKSRTPSRRRRRRRSGLSPALKKKSRSPPRRSRSGSSPEVKKKSRSPPRRRRSGSSPLARKKSRSSPRRSRSRSSPVLKKKSRSPLRRSRSSSSPVLKKKSRSPPRRSSSGSSSVAKKKSRSPPVRGRSGSSPALREKSRSPPRRSRSGSSPVVREKSRSPPRRSRSGSSPVVREKSRSPLRHSKSGSSPAVREKPRSPLRRSRSGSSPEQRGKSVSPPVRSRSDSSPGLKKKSRSPARQSGLGSSPAVEGKSRSPAVRSRSGSSPEQRGKSVSPPVRSRSDSSPGLKKKSRSPPRQSGLGSSPAVEGKSRSPAVRNRSGSSPEQRGKSVSPPVRSRSDSSPGLKKKSRSPPRQSGLGSSPAVEGKSRSPAVRNRSGSSPDLKKLSKTSPRHSGAGSSPVVEEKSSLLPRCSQSGSSPELMKKSRSPPVIGRSGSSPELNDKSSSSLPRQSQSGSPPEPKKKSRSPPRCVKPGASPVVKEKSRSPQPWQSRSGSSPEVKKKSPSPSIRGASVEQAKSRSPPSLSGSGSLLTLKGKSSSPPRHSRSGSSPGSGSKLGAVSKHNRPGVCPEATELVRILAGQVKPVSPEAKDKYGTSPRRSRLGSSPGIREKSRTPPSSSESSPERAEISRSPLRRSRSGSPPRPREKSRSPPRPREKSRSPPRPREKSRSPPRPREKSRSPPRRSRSGSSPRPREKSRSPPRRSRSGSSPRPREKSQSPPRPREKSRSPPRPREKSRSPPRRSRSGSSPRPREKSRSPPRPREKSRSPPRRSRSGSSPRPREKSRSPPRPREKSRSPPRRSRSGSSPRPREKSRSPPRPREKSRSPPRHSRSGSSPRPREKSRSPPRPREKSRSPPRRSRSGSSPRAREKSRSPARYGSSGSFLRSREKSRSPARYSISGSSLRLREKSRSTPRRGRSSSSPRPREKLGASPRSSRSGSSPERPKGPTRRGRSSSPSRRGKWRSSLRRGRSGSSPRRTRSRSISRRGKSRSSLRRDRSISSPGRSRSRSTSRFSRRRERSPSSPRRSRSRTPPRRARAGSSPQRRGSRQPRSRSPPKLDVSRTPASSYHGRSKASPARTRSGSGSPKRAGRRSRSPPVLEKYPKVGAADKAAPGRAEKTSPVVLVPIRRSPSRSPPAPDESSPKARKAHSPAPKIHSPRPEGSLGAVRNGGPAPTWTLNSCPAAPGGSPPAGRLPQAKGPEKVRSSSSSSSSSSSTSHKVPSPLPAPLPVLPPKEEDREGPKVKLEPPAPEVPGDLPDKARGGAAKALVPLPVPPRTPSKEKRSSSTSSSSSSSSSSSSSSSSSSSDSSSSSSESSHDSPASKGPDLETAKKEPPSPAQKELAREGRPLELAKRKRRSRSSSSSSSSSSSSSSSSSSSSSSSSSSSSSSSSSSSSSSSSSSPKPGPQPQPKAAPKKPSPEQRRSRSPRKPIDSLRDSRSLSYSPAERRRPSPPEPPLAQRDRHSDKPSQRSRGTNSRSPGRKRRRETPSPPHAARRRASRSP from the exons ATGTACAATGGGATAGGGCTCCCCACTCCCCGGGGCAGCGGCACCAACGGCTACGTCCAGCGCAATCTCTCGGCCGTGCGGCACAAGAAGGAGCGAACCGACTACAAGTCGGAGGAGGAGCTCAGGAAGCTGGAGTCGTCTCTGGTGAAGAAGCCCAACCAGGAGATCCTGGACCATGAGCGCAAGCGCAAGGTGGAGCTGAAATGCCTGGAGCTGGCCGAGCTCATGGAGGAACAGGG ctacGCCGAGGGCGAGATCCAGGAGAAGGTGGCGACCTTCCGGCTCATGCTCCTGGAGAAGGACGTGGCGCTGGGCAaggagggggagcagcagcccgAGCAGAAGCCAGC ggtcaCAGAGACCCACCAGCTGGCCGAGGCCAACGAAAAGAAGAACGAGCGGCTGCGGGCGGCTTTTGGCATCAGCGAGAATTACGTCGACGGGAGTTCGTTCGACCCCAACCGCAGGGCTAAGGAGGCGGCGGCTGCGGCAGCCAAGcaacaggagcagcagaagcagtACAG CCTGGTCCATGAGTCCAGCAGCTCCCGCTCTCCATCCCCcaagcagaagaaaaagaaaaagaagaaagacaGAGGCAG GTCAGAGAGCAGATCCCCTTCtcgaagagagaggaaaaagagctctaagaagaagaaacacag GTCCGAGTCAGACTCAAAGAAGAGGAAACACAG GTCTCCCAGTCCGAAGAGCAAACACAAAGCCAaggagaagaagaggaagag ATCCACCAGCGAGTCGGCGTCCCAGAAGGGCCGAAGAGGTCGCTCGTCCTCCCcagactcttcctcctcctcggACAGCTCGCGGAGCAG GTCCCGGAGCGTCACCACTCAGAAGCGGGCCTCCCTGCCCAGCGtgacccccccagcaccgccacGGAGGAGAGCCGACCCCGAGGGCGCCTCAAAGGATGCCCTCAAGAGAGATCGCTCGGCATCCCCCGAGGTCAGCCGGCGCGCGCAGAGCAGCAGCCCCCGGAAGAGTCGAGATAAGCGAGAG aaGCGGTCGTCTCGGCACTCCCCCCGCCAGCGTTCCTCCTCCCCGTCGCCCGTCTCCGAGGGGAAAATAAAGGACAAGGATCGCCCCTGGCAGCCAGAGCGCAAATCCACCCCCGCCCCGTCCTCGGAGCGTGAGCCCCGCCCTCAACGCCGCTCCCCGTCCCCTGAGCCGGCCCGAGAGAGGGCCTCATCCGGCCACAAGCGCCCACCCTCCAAGGAGACCAAGTCCCCCCGATCCTCCTCCCCGCCTCCCAAAAAGCCAGTGGCTGATCGCCCCAAGAGCCCGTCCCAAGCGGCTGCTCCCTCGCCACCGGCCACCACCCGGAAGGCCCAGCTGTCCCGCTCGGGCTCTGAGAGCGACGAAaactcgtcctcctcttcccccgAGCGGGATAAGCCGGCCCCGAGCAGACAGGAGAAATCGAAGGGCTCCCAGCGCCGGGACCGCTCCAGTTCTTCCCCAGAGCCCTCCCAGCCTGCTAAGGTTGCCTCCAAACCCTCGTCCCGGCGTGAGCGCTCTGGCACCCCGGCAAAGAGCGCCAAAACCCGCTCCCTTTCCAAGAGAGAcgccaggtcccggtcccggacGCCCCCTTCCCGCAGGGAGCGTTCCCGCACCCCGCCCCGCCGGGGAGGCCGTTCCCGCACCCCACCCCGCCGGGGGGCCCGTTCCCGTACGCCACCGAGACGGGGCCGGTCCCGATCCCGGAGCCCCCAGTGGAGAGGCAGGTCCCGGAGCCCCCAGAGGTGGGGACGGTCCCGTTCCCGCACTCCGCCCAGGTGGGGCAAATCCCGTACGCCCCAGAGGAGGGGGAGATCTCGCAGCCCTCAACGGCGAGGGTGGTCTCGCTCCAGGACACCCCAGAGGCCTGGCTGGTCTAGGAGCCGGAACACGGCAAGGCGGGGTCGGTCTAGAACCCCGCCCCGGCgaggcaggtcccggtctagaACCCCGCCCCGGCgaggcaggtcccggtctagaACCCCGCCCCGGCgaggcaggtcccggtctagaACCCCTCCTCGGCgaggcaggtcccggtctagaACCCCTCCTCGGCgaggcaggtcccggtctagaACCCCGCCCCGGCgaggcaggtcccggtctagaACCCCGCCCCGACGAGGCAGGTCAGGGTCCTCTCCCAGGCGGGAGAAATCACTCATTTCAGCCAGGAGGAGCCGCTCTGGGTCATCAGCCGAGCGGAGGAAAAAATCCAGGCTGCCCCTGCGAAGGAGCCTGTCTGACTCGTCACCAGATGTGAAGCAGAAATCCAGGAAAGTGTCAAGACGCAGCCGCTCCGCATCATCCCCTCGGCTACAGAAGAAATCCAGATCATCGCCCCGGAGGAGCCGCTCTGGCTCATCCCCTCGGCCAAAAAAGAAATCCAGATCATCCCCTCGGAGGAGCCGGTCAGGGTCGTCTCCAGTGCTGAAGAAGAAATCCAGAACGCcgtccaggaggaggaggaggaggaggtctggATTGTCTCCGGCACTCAAAAAGAAATCCAGATCACCGCCTAGAAGAAGCCGGTCTGGATCATCTCCAGAAGTGAAGAAAAAATCCAGATCACCTCCAAGACGAAGGAGGTCTGGATCTTCTCCACTGGCGAGAAAGAAATCCAGATCATCGCCAAGACGAAGCAGGTCTAGGTCCTCGCCAGTGTTGAAGAAGAAATCTAGATCACCCCTGAGACGAAGCAGGTCTAGCTCCTCGCCAGTGTTGAAGAAGAAATCTAGATCGCCCCCGAGACGAAGCAGTTCTGGGTCCTCTTCAGTGGCAAAGAAGAAATCCAGATCACCGCCTGTGAGAGGCCGATCTGGGTCGTCTCCAGCATTGAGAGAGAAATCTAGATCGCCCCCGAGACGAAGCAGATCTGGATCATCTCCAGTGGTGCGAGAGAAGTCTAGATCACCCCCGAGACGAAGCAGATCTGGATCATCTCCAGTGGTGAGAGAGAAATCTAGATCACCCCTGAGACACAGCAAATCTGGATCATCTCCAGCTGTGAGAGAGAAACCGAGATCACCACTGAGACGAAGCAGATCTGGATCCTCTCCAGAACAGAGAGGGAAATCCGTATCACCTCCTGTGAGAAGCCGGTCTGACTCCTCTCCTGGGTTGAAGAAGAAGTCTAGGTCTCCTGCAAGGCAAAGTGGGCTTGGATCTTCGCCAGCCGTGGAAGGGAAATCCAGATCTCCTGCAGTGAGAAGCAGATCTGGATCCTCTCCAGAACAGAGAGGGAAATCTGTATCACCTCCTGTGAGAAGCCGGTCTGACTCCTCTCCTGGGTTGAAGAAGAAGTCTAGGTCTCCTCCAAGGCAAAGTGGGCTTGGATCTTCGCCAGCTGTGGAAGGGAAATCCAGATCTCCTGCAGTGAGAAACAGATCTGGATCCTCTCCAGAACAGAGGGGGAAATCTGTATCACCTCCTGTGAGAAGCCGGTCTGACTCCTCTCCTGGGTTGAAGAAGAAGTCTAGGTCTCCTCCAAGGCAAAGTGGGCTTGGATCTTCGCCAGCTGTGGAAGGGAAATCCAGATCTCCTGCAGTGAGAAACAGATCTGGATCctctccagacctgaagaagctgTCTAAGACCTCTCCAAGACACAGTGGTGCTGGGTCTTCTCCAGTGGTGGAAGAGAAATCAAGTTTACTTCCAAGATGCAGCCAGTCTGGATCTTCTCCAGAACTGATGAAGAAATCCAGATCGCCGCCTGTGATAGGCAGGTCGGGATCCTCTCCAGAACTAAATGATAAATCTAGCTCCTCACTCCCAAGACAAAGCCAATCAGGATCCCCTCCAGAACCAAAAAAGAAATCCAGATCACCTCCAAGATGTGTTAAACCTGGTGCCTCTCCAGTGGTGAAAGAAAAGTCCAGATCTCCCCAGCCATGGCAAAGCCGATCCGGATCCTCTCCAGAAGTGAAAAAGAAATCCCCATCACCATCCATAAGAGGGGCCTCTGTAGAGCAAGCAAAATCCAGATCGCCTCCCTCACTGAGCGGATCCGGATCATTGTTGACGTTGAAAGGGAAATCCAGTTCGCCCCCAAGACACAGCCGATCTGGATCCTCTCCAGGGTCAGGAAGCAAACTTGGAGCAGTTTCAAAACACAACAGGCCTGGGGTTTGTCCAGAAGCTACAGAGCTAGTGAGGATTTTAGCAGGTCAGGTCAAGCCAGTGTCTCCTGAGGCAAAAGACAAATATGGAACGTCCCCAAGAAGGAGCAGATTGGGGTCATCCCCTGGCATCAGAGAGAAATCCAGAACACCTCCGAGCAGCTCAGAGTCTTCTCCAGAACGGGCAGAAATATCCCGATCGCCTCTGAGACGCAGCAGGTCTGGTTCGCCCCCCAGGCCCCGAGAGAAGTCCCGATCGCCCCCCAGGCCCCGAGAGAAGTCCCGATCGCCCCCCAGGCCCCGAGAGAAGTCCCGATCGCCCCCCAGGCCCCGAGAGAAGTCCCGATCGCCCCCGAGgcgcagcaggtctggctcatcTCCCAGGCCCCGAGAGAAATCCCGATCGCCCCCGAGGCGCAGCAGGTCTGGTTCATCTCCCAGGCCTCGAGAGAAATCCCAATCGCCCCCCAGGCCCCGAGAGAAGTCCCGATCGCCCCCCAGGCCCCGAGAGAAGTCCCGATCGCCCCCGAGgcgcagcaggtctggctcatcTCCCAGGCCCCGAGAGAAATCCCGATCGCCCCCGAG GCCCCGAGAGAAGTCCCGATCGCCCCCGAGGCGCAGCAGGTCTGGTTCATCTCCCAGGCCCCGAGAGAAGTCCCGATCGCCCCCCAGGCCCCGAGAGAAGTCCCGATCGCCCCCGAGGCGCAGCAGGTCTGGTTCATCTCCCAGGCCTCGAGAGAAATCCCGATCGCCCCCCAGGCCCCGAGAGAAGTCCCGATCACCCCCGAGGCACAGCAGATCTGGTTCATCTCCTAGGCCTCGAGAGAAATCCCGATCGCCCCCCAGGCCTCGAGAGAAGTCTCGATCACCCCCGAGGCGCAGCAGGTCTGGTTCATCTCCCAGGGCTCGAGAGAAATCCCGATCTCCTGCTAGATATGGCAGTTCCGGCTCATTTCTGAGATCTAGAGAGAAATCCAGATCTCCCGCAAGGTACAGCATATCCGGCTCGTCCCTAAGACTTCGAGAGAAATCCAGATCCACTCCAAGGCGTGGCAGGTCCAGTTCATCCCCGAGACCTCGAGAGAAGCTGGGGGcgtctcccagaagcagccgctCTGGGTCGTCTCCAGAGAGACCCAAAGGCCCAACAAGGCGTGGCCGATCCAGCTCTCCCTCCAGAAGGGGGAAGTGGAGATCTTCCCTGCGGCGAGGAAGATCCGGGTCTTCGCCCAGGAGAACCCGGTCCCGGTCCATCTCCAGACGAGGCAAATCCAGAAGCTCCCTGCGGAGAGACCGATCCATCTCGTCGCCCGGCAGGAGCCGCTCAAGATCCACCTCGCGATTCTCCCGCCGCCGGGAGCGTTCGCCATCCTCACCCCGTCGCAGCAGATCCCGCACGCCGCCCCGCCGAGCCCGAGCGGGGTCCTCCCCCCAGCGCCGCGGCTCCCGCCAGCCCCGCTCCCGCTCCCCACCGAAACTGGACGTCTCCCGCACCCCGGCCTCTTCCTACCACGGCCGCTCAAAGGCGTCGCCGGCCAGGACCCGCTCAGGCTCCGGCTCGCCAAAACGAGCCGGGAGGAGGTCCCGCTCCCCACCGGTGCTGGAGAAATACCCCAAAGTGGGAGCAGCCGACAAGGCAGCACCAGGCAGAGCTGAGAAGACGTCGCCCGTGGTGTTGGTGCCCATCCGGCGCAGCCCGTCCCGCTCCCCGCCGGCTCCGGATGAGTCCTCTCCCAAAGCCAGGAAAGcccattcccctgcccccaagatCCACTCCCCGCGGccggaggggtccctgggggcggTGAGGAACGGGGGTCCGGCGCCCACCTGGACCCTGAACTcctgccctgctgcccctgggGGCTCCCCGCCTGCCGGCCGCCTCCCCCAAGCCAAAGGGCCAGAGAAAGTCagatcttcctcctcttcctcctcctcctcctcctccacctcccacaaggtgcccagccccctgcccgccCCACTCCCGGTGCTGCCCCCCAAGGAGGAAGACAGGGAAGGGCCCAAGGTCAAGTTGGAGCCGCCAGCCCCGGAGGTGCCCGGGGACCTGCCAGACAAAGCCAGGGGCGGAGCCGCCAAGGCGCTGGTGCCGCTGCCGGTGCCTCCCCGCACCCCGTCCAAAGAGAAGAGGAGCTCGTCCACCTCCTCGTCTTCGTCGTCCtcgtcttcttcctcctcctcgtcctcttcctcctcctccgactccagctccagctcctcagAGTCCAGCCACGACTCCCCGGCGAGCAAGGGGCCCGACCTGGAGACGGCGAAGAAAGA GCCACCGAGCCCGGCGCAGAAGGAGCTGGCCCGTGAGGGGCGCCCCCTGGAGCTGGCCAAGCGGAAACGCCGTTCccgaagctccagcagctccagcagcagctcgtCGTCAtcatcctcctcatcttcctcctcgtcttcctcctcctcctcgtcatcctcctcctcatcctcttcttcctcctcgtcctcgtcctcctcctcccccaagccggggccccaaccgcagcccaaggcagcccccaagaaGCCCTCACCTGAGCAGAGGCG ctcccggaGCCCCCGGAAGCCGATCGACTCCCTGCGCGACTCGCGCTCTCTCAGCTATTCCCCGGCCGAGCGGCGCCGGCCCTCCCCTCCGGAGCCCCCCCTGGCCCAGCGGGACCGGCACAG